One Cryptosporangium minutisporangium DNA segment encodes these proteins:
- a CDS encoding Lrp/AsnC family transcriptional regulator codes for MEGPSVTTSEIDEIDERLLTLLREDGRRTYSDMASTVGLSVAAVKRRVDRMREIGVITGFTVQVDYARLGWGIEAFTELRYTGRTRVSEIVASASKVPAVQAIYGIAGDPDALIYLRARDVAHLRETIDTLRNAGPVTGTKTLMVVGTWTRDQ; via the coding sequence ATGGAGGGTCCGAGCGTGACCACCAGCGAGATCGACGAGATCGACGAGCGCCTGCTCACCCTGCTGCGCGAGGACGGCCGGCGCACCTACTCGGACATGGCGAGCACCGTGGGGCTGTCCGTCGCCGCGGTCAAGCGCCGGGTGGACCGCATGCGGGAGATCGGGGTGATCACCGGCTTCACCGTGCAGGTCGACTACGCGCGCCTGGGGTGGGGGATCGAGGCGTTCACCGAGTTGCGCTACACCGGCCGGACCCGGGTGAGCGAGATCGTCGCGTCGGCGTCGAAGGTGCCTGCGGTCCAGGCCATCTACGGGATCGCCGGCGACCCCGACGCCCTCATCTACCTGCGGGCCCGCGACGTGGCGCATCTGCGCGAGACGATCGACACCCTGCGCAACGCCGGCCCGGTCACCGGCACGAAGACGCTGATGGTGGTCGGGACGTGGACACGCGACCAGTGA
- a CDS encoding AfsR/SARP family transcriptional regulator gives MSTDAPVKVSLLGPIEVTVAGQPLGLGGPGRRALIAALALNVGTVVGVSQLLEAIWDDRPPVTATTKLQGHVCALRQGLGRLGGSRAARVVRTRRPGYVLCAPDAATDLAAFDDLVQQARSTPLPSGAARRAAALEQALRLWRGDACTDVPSPWVAAVAASLDERRRRATEDLAEARLALGDHDAVIDAMQSLVRLTPYRERAWEHLISAHLGRGDLASALAVHEQLCRILAGDLGAAPGVRISRLIGAIRQSRADSTSLAER, from the coding sequence GTGAGCACCGACGCCCCGGTGAAGGTATCCCTGCTCGGCCCGATCGAGGTCACCGTCGCCGGCCAGCCGCTCGGGCTCGGCGGGCCCGGACGCCGAGCGCTGATCGCGGCGCTCGCGCTCAACGTCGGCACCGTGGTCGGCGTCTCCCAGCTACTGGAGGCCATCTGGGACGACCGCCCACCGGTTACGGCGACGACCAAGTTGCAGGGACATGTGTGCGCGCTCCGGCAAGGACTCGGGCGGCTCGGCGGGTCGCGAGCCGCGCGGGTCGTCCGGACGCGGCGCCCCGGGTACGTGCTCTGCGCGCCGGACGCGGCTACTGACCTCGCCGCCTTCGACGACCTCGTGCAGCAGGCCCGGAGCACGCCGCTTCCGTCCGGCGCGGCCCGGCGCGCGGCCGCACTGGAGCAGGCCTTGCGGCTCTGGCGCGGGGACGCATGTACCGACGTCCCCTCCCCCTGGGTGGCCGCGGTGGCGGCGTCGCTGGACGAGCGCCGACGACGGGCCACCGAGGACCTCGCGGAGGCGCGGCTGGCGCTCGGCGACCACGACGCCGTCATCGACGCGATGCAGTCGCTGGTGCGGCTGACGCCCTACCGGGAACGTGCGTGGGAGCACCTGATCAGCGCACACCTGGGACGCGGCGATCTCGCGTCCGCACTCGCGGTGCACGAGCAGCTGTGCCGGATTCTCGCGGGAGATCTCGGCGCGGCACCGGGGGTGCGCATCAGCCGCCTGATCGGCGCGATCCGGCAGTCCCGGGCCGATAGCACATCGTTAGCGGAACGTTAA
- a CDS encoding NAD(P)/FAD-dependent oxidoreductase → MSRPASDLTTSTPARRRVANWLGDFEAALAARDAERVAQLFAPSSFWRDLTAFSWNITTVENPDGVRDLVAATAEATDASNFRITEGEEPDEADGVTTAYFTFETAVGRGSGLLRLLDDGAFTLLTTLDELKGHEESRPKGVEHGARRDRVTWRERRTAEIEGLGKDRQPYVVVVGGGQGGIALGARLRQLGVDHVVVDKHERPGDQWRSRYKSLCLHDPVWYDHLPYLPFPTNWPVFAPKDKIGDWLEMYAAVMEVNYWGSTTAKSAVWDDVGKEWTVTVDRAGEEVVLRPQQLVFALGVSGKPNVPVIPGQDVFAGEQHHSSHHPGPDAYRDSRVVVIGSNNSAFDICGALWEAGADVTMVQRSSTHIVRSDSLMEFALGDLYSERALAAGVTTHKADTIFASLPYRLLPDVQIPVYAAIAEHDKDFYARLEKSGFRHDWGDDGSGLFLKYLRRGSGYYIDVGAADLVADGEVKLAQGQVVALTENSVQLDTGQELPADVVVYATGYNSMNGLAADVVGQPMADKVGKVWGLGSDTAKDPGPWEGEERNMWKPTQQEGLWFHGGNLHQSRYYSLYLALQLKARQEGIPTPVYALQEVHHTS, encoded by the coding sequence ATGTCTCGACCGGCGTCCGACCTCACCACGTCCACCCCCGCCCGGCGGCGGGTAGCGAATTGGCTCGGCGACTTCGAAGCAGCGCTCGCCGCTCGCGACGCGGAGCGCGTGGCCCAGCTGTTCGCGCCGAGCAGCTTCTGGCGCGACCTCACCGCGTTCAGCTGGAACATCACCACTGTCGAGAACCCCGACGGGGTGCGGGATCTGGTGGCCGCGACCGCGGAAGCCACCGACGCGTCGAACTTCCGCATCACCGAGGGTGAGGAACCCGACGAGGCCGACGGTGTCACCACGGCGTACTTCACGTTCGAGACGGCGGTCGGGCGAGGCTCCGGCCTGTTACGGCTCCTCGACGACGGCGCGTTCACCCTCCTCACCACCCTCGACGAGCTGAAGGGCCATGAAGAGAGCCGCCCCAAGGGCGTCGAGCACGGCGCCCGGAGGGACCGCGTCACCTGGCGGGAGCGGCGCACCGCGGAGATCGAGGGCCTCGGCAAGGACCGTCAGCCCTACGTCGTGGTCGTCGGTGGCGGGCAGGGCGGTATCGCGCTGGGCGCGCGGCTGCGCCAGCTCGGCGTCGACCATGTCGTGGTCGACAAGCACGAGCGCCCCGGTGACCAGTGGCGTAGCCGCTACAAGTCGCTGTGCCTGCACGACCCGGTCTGGTACGACCACCTGCCCTACCTCCCGTTCCCCACCAACTGGCCGGTGTTCGCGCCGAAGGACAAGATCGGCGACTGGCTGGAGATGTACGCAGCCGTCATGGAGGTCAACTACTGGGGTTCCACCACCGCGAAGAGCGCGGTCTGGGACGACGTCGGCAAAGAGTGGACGGTCACCGTGGACCGCGCGGGGGAGGAGGTCGTGCTCCGTCCCCAGCAGCTCGTCTTCGCCCTCGGTGTCTCCGGGAAGCCCAACGTTCCGGTCATCCCGGGACAGGACGTGTTCGCCGGCGAGCAGCACCACAGCTCGCACCATCCCGGCCCGGACGCCTACCGGGACTCTCGTGTCGTCGTGATCGGGTCGAACAACTCGGCGTTCGACATCTGCGGCGCGCTGTGGGAGGCCGGGGCGGACGTCACGATGGTGCAGCGCAGCTCGACCCACATCGTGCGGTCCGACTCGCTGATGGAGTTCGCGCTCGGCGACCTCTACTCCGAGCGAGCCCTCGCCGCGGGCGTCACCACGCACAAGGCCGACACGATCTTCGCGTCGCTGCCGTACCGGCTCCTGCCCGATGTCCAGATCCCGGTCTACGCGGCGATCGCCGAACACGACAAGGACTTCTACGCCCGCCTGGAGAAGTCCGGCTTCCGCCACGACTGGGGCGACGACGGGTCCGGGCTGTTCCTGAAGTACCTGCGTCGCGGATCGGGCTACTACATCGACGTCGGTGCGGCGGACCTCGTGGCCGATGGCGAGGTCAAGCTGGCGCAGGGCCAGGTCGTCGCTCTCACGGAGAACTCCGTTCAGCTCGACACCGGTCAAGAGCTGCCGGCCGACGTCGTCGTCTACGCCACCGGCTACAACTCGATGAACGGCCTGGCCGCGGACGTCGTGGGGCAGCCCATGGCCGACAAGGTCGGCAAGGTGTGGGGGCTCGGGTCCGACACGGCCAAGGACCCGGGCCCCTGGGAGGGCGAGGAGCGCAACATGTGGAAGCCCACCCAGCAAGAAGGACTGTGGTTCCACGGGGGCAACCTGCACCAGTCGCGCTACTACTCCCTCTACCTCGCGTTACAGCTCAAGGCCCGGCAGGAGGGCATCCCCACGCCCGTTTACGCACTCCAGGAGGTACATCACACGTCCTGA
- a CDS encoding ABC transporter ATP-binding protein, giving the protein MTRRSLREVRRAASIFRRALGIYVGAAPWAAAMSVVVMIVAGLAPVALAWSTRAIVDGLSARDDTRIWVGVLGFGALAVLAPVVSHLSGYVRQETERRVTVRTQVELFTAVSANPGLAELEDSTYHDRLRLAREASQFAPAQLSMVFLGVGQEVITIVGFAAPLLRWSGLVGLLILLATVPTFVAQVRLARLRGAMMERVTPIFRRQAFYAALLLDMRAAKEIRLFGLSTFFRGRMLRELRAAQRQERDQDRLALRVDSALATLTGLVSLAALAVFVREVAAGRATVGDLIVVIAALGALQMSMASLVQQIASLGETLIMFGHYVDVTAGARKSASTAPLPPAPRLLDAVEFDDVWFRYAADHDWVLRGLTLRIPRGTSLALVGGNGAGKSTVVKLLCGFYAPTRGVIRWDGVDISSYDPDSVRARIGATFQDFMTYDLSAHENIALGELRMLDDRDEVRTAAGTAGLDETLQGLPRGYDTLLTRAFHDDDGGPRSTGVVLSGGQWQRMALARAALRVEADVLILDEPSAGLDVEAEHEVHRRLTALREQRTGLLISHRLNTVRDATAIAVLREGRIAEIGTHAELMASNGHYADLFRLQASGYDDAHADRIAP; this is encoded by the coding sequence ATGACCCGGCGGTCGCTGCGGGAGGTCCGCCGAGCCGCGTCGATCTTCCGACGCGCGTTGGGAATCTACGTCGGAGCGGCGCCGTGGGCGGCCGCGATGAGCGTCGTCGTCATGATCGTGGCCGGGCTGGCGCCAGTGGCCTTGGCTTGGTCCACTCGCGCGATCGTCGACGGTCTGTCCGCGCGGGACGACACACGGATCTGGGTCGGCGTCCTCGGCTTCGGTGCGCTCGCGGTCCTGGCACCGGTCGTCAGCCACCTCTCCGGCTACGTACGTCAAGAGACCGAACGCCGGGTGACGGTGCGGACCCAGGTGGAGCTGTTCACGGCCGTCTCAGCCAACCCCGGCCTGGCTGAACTCGAGGACAGCACCTATCACGACCGCCTCCGCCTGGCCCGGGAGGCCAGCCAGTTCGCACCCGCCCAGCTCAGCATGGTCTTCCTCGGCGTCGGTCAGGAGGTGATCACGATCGTCGGGTTCGCGGCTCCGCTGCTGCGATGGTCGGGGTTGGTCGGTCTGCTCATCCTCCTCGCCACCGTCCCGACCTTCGTCGCCCAGGTGCGGTTGGCACGACTCCGTGGCGCGATGATGGAGCGGGTCACCCCGATCTTCCGACGCCAGGCGTTCTACGCCGCTCTCCTCCTCGACATGCGCGCCGCCAAGGAGATCCGGCTCTTCGGTCTGAGCACGTTCTTCCGCGGCCGCATGCTGCGCGAACTCCGGGCGGCGCAGCGGCAGGAACGGGACCAGGACCGGCTCGCGCTCCGCGTCGACAGTGCGCTGGCCACCCTCACCGGGCTCGTGTCGTTGGCCGCGCTCGCGGTGTTCGTCCGGGAGGTCGCCGCCGGGCGGGCCACCGTGGGCGACCTGATCGTCGTGATCGCCGCTCTCGGAGCCCTCCAGATGTCGATGGCCAGCCTGGTGCAGCAGATCGCCAGCCTCGGAGAGACCCTGATCATGTTCGGCCACTACGTGGATGTCACCGCCGGGGCCCGGAAGTCCGCGAGCACCGCCCCGCTCCCGCCCGCTCCCCGGCTGCTGGACGCGGTGGAGTTCGACGACGTCTGGTTCCGGTACGCGGCCGACCACGACTGGGTACTACGCGGCCTGACGCTCCGGATCCCGCGCGGGACGTCGCTGGCCCTCGTCGGGGGCAACGGCGCCGGGAAGTCGACGGTGGTGAAGCTGCTCTGCGGCTTCTACGCCCCCACCCGGGGCGTCATCCGCTGGGATGGCGTCGACATCAGCTCGTACGACCCGGATTCGGTCCGGGCCCGTATCGGCGCCACCTTCCAGGACTTCATGACCTACGACCTGTCCGCGCACGAGAACATCGCCCTCGGCGAGCTGCGCATGCTCGACGACCGAGACGAGGTACGGACGGCGGCGGGCACCGCCGGGTTGGACGAAACCCTGCAGGGGCTTCCGCGTGGCTACGACACCCTGCTGACGCGGGCCTTCCACGACGACGACGGAGGCCCCCGCAGCACCGGCGTCGTGCTCTCCGGCGGGCAGTGGCAACGAATGGCGCTCGCGCGGGCGGCACTGCGCGTCGAGGCCGACGTGCTGATCCTCGACGAACCGTCCGCGGGGCTCGACGTCGAGGCCGAGCACGAGGTCCATCGGCGGCTCACCGCGCTGCGGGAGCAGCGAACCGGCCTCCTCATCTCCCACCGACTCAACACCGTGCGCGACGCCACCGCCATCGCCGTCCTCCGGGAGGGCAGGATCGCCGAGATCGGCACCCACGCGGAACTCATGGCGTCCAACGGGCACTACGCCGACCTCTTCCGCCTGCAGGCGTCCGGGTACGACGACGCGCACGCCGATCGGATCGCGCCGTGA
- a CDS encoding phosphatase PAP2 family protein: MQPSAAASRARAPRGFVPLRISPSGWWVEGLLFGGFVALTAALVWWPPLLDLDRAVRDWCDAHRPSWAHTIAVGADRLGQRALVLPVALVVAVVLAVRWRTVRPVLLVVVAATVNSVVIEVLKQWTSRGAPHHGSIRMFSGDPAVEYPSGHVSNSLVYFAVLAFLLAGFLRPALREVLRWVPSVLVFVATVYLAWHWLTDSIGGYLLGLLLVRLLIRVPWGTMPLNPARLRKNGL; this comes from the coding sequence ATGCAGCCATCCGCCGCCGCTTCGCGGGCCCGGGCGCCGCGCGGTTTCGTTCCGCTCCGGATCTCCCCGTCCGGCTGGTGGGTGGAAGGGCTGTTGTTCGGCGGCTTCGTCGCGCTCACCGCCGCTCTCGTCTGGTGGCCGCCGCTGTTGGACCTCGACCGCGCCGTGCGGGACTGGTGCGACGCGCACCGGCCCTCCTGGGCGCACACGATCGCGGTGGGGGCCGACCGCCTCGGTCAGCGCGCACTCGTGTTGCCGGTCGCGCTGGTCGTCGCGGTGGTGCTGGCGGTGCGATGGCGCACGGTTCGGCCCGTCCTGCTGGTCGTCGTGGCCGCAACCGTCAACAGCGTGGTCATCGAGGTACTGAAGCAGTGGACCTCACGGGGCGCGCCACACCACGGATCGATCCGCATGTTCAGCGGCGACCCGGCGGTGGAGTATCCGTCCGGGCACGTCAGCAACAGCCTCGTCTACTTCGCGGTGCTGGCTTTCCTCCTCGCGGGCTTCCTGCGTCCGGCCCTGCGCGAGGTGCTGCGCTGGGTCCCCAGCGTCCTCGTCTTCGTCGCCACCGTCTATCTGGCCTGGCATTGGCTGACCGACAGCATCGGCGGCTACCTGCTCGGGCTGTTGCTGGTCCGCCTGCTGATCCGGGTGCCCTGGGGCACGATGCCGCTGAATCCGGCTCGTTTGCGCAAGAACGGACTCTAG
- a CDS encoding indolepyruvate ferredoxin oxidoreductase family protein encodes MTSTVTLDDKYLAERGNVLISGIQALVRLTLEQRRIDAARGLDTRAFVSGYQGSPLGGVDAEMGRAKRFLDERGVVFRAGVNEELAATAVAGTQLLGALPGRRHDAVTGYWYGKNPGLDRAADAIRHGNLAGTSALGGAVAWIGDDPASKSSTVPSSCEPIAQSLSMPLLAPGSVAEIIEFGLHAVAISRASGLWTGLKIVADIADASAVIDIGGCGHGIPRTSAAARSVSPPLVGPAALDAEFDVLTRRLDLARAYAREAGLNRVAFSAHRARLGILASGTGYAVVQRALEDLGLDEGAMATLGLRLIRLAMPFPVDADTLAELTGDLEEVLVVEDKVPFLEDHLKASLYRRAEAPNVVGRRDERGRPLLTPRGQLGAEDVARALATRIETVLGPDRLPRSATAYLESIRPVRTARIALPLASDSGRRTPYFCSGCPHNTSTRTSDDTLVGVGIGCHAMIAISGEGRGNQIGLTQMGGEGAQWIGLAPFTDDRTFVQNLGDGTFFHSGSLAVRAAVAAGLTMTYKLLYNDAVAMTGGQRAEGRMDVPTITRLLALEGVRRIVVTTDDPDRYRGVALDPIASVRHRDDFAAAEDELTALDGVTVLIHDDRCAAEERRLRKRGALPTPAERVVVNERVCEGCGDCGDVSTCLSVQPVETEFGRKTRIHQPSCNSDFSCLKGDCPSFLLVEPGSRARREVPALPVDLVEPESRLTGDSTLIRMPGIGGTGVVTVSQILQMAAHLDGRFAAGLEQVGLAQKGGPVVSDVRIAKSRVSGSLRASRGTADVLLGFDLLGAADAANLAVTRPGHTVAVINSAIVPTAAMVTGRVLPGSPDDALERIAATTVDPLHLDAQRLSELLFDDHLPANMLLVGAAYQHGVIPIPAEAIEAAIRLNGSAVDKTLAAFRWGRAAVLDREAVFAAVTTPAQAVVEVGPRDRALAGAGADALTSVLATRVADLTGFQDEAYAARYAEDVRRVTTLATERAGVDAGHRIGLAYARGLHKLMAYKDEYEVARLHLDPVERARRAEQFGADATVSVLLHPPVLRALGMKRKIRLGGRSATAAFTTLRAARRLRGTRLDAFGYAEVRRVERALIGEYRALVRRALRHLDAGTADRVEALAGLPDVVRGYEDIKLANVERFRTQAAALLTSLGEEQR; translated from the coding sequence ATGACCAGCACCGTGACCCTCGACGACAAGTACCTCGCCGAACGCGGCAACGTTCTGATCTCCGGCATCCAGGCACTGGTTCGGCTGACCCTCGAACAACGCCGCATCGATGCGGCGCGGGGACTCGACACGCGAGCCTTCGTCTCCGGTTACCAGGGGTCGCCGCTGGGTGGGGTCGACGCGGAGATGGGCCGGGCGAAGCGCTTCCTCGACGAGCGGGGGGTCGTCTTCCGGGCCGGCGTGAACGAGGAGCTCGCGGCGACCGCGGTCGCCGGCACCCAGCTGCTCGGCGCGCTGCCGGGTCGACGGCACGACGCGGTCACCGGCTACTGGTACGGCAAGAACCCCGGCCTCGACCGGGCCGCCGACGCCATCCGCCACGGCAACCTCGCCGGCACGTCCGCGCTCGGCGGGGCAGTCGCCTGGATCGGGGACGACCCGGCCAGCAAGTCCTCGACCGTGCCGAGCTCCTGCGAGCCGATCGCACAAAGCTTGTCGATGCCGCTGCTCGCTCCGGGGTCGGTGGCCGAGATCATCGAGTTCGGCCTGCACGCCGTCGCGATATCGCGGGCTTCCGGCTTGTGGACCGGGTTGAAGATCGTCGCGGACATCGCCGACGCCTCGGCCGTGATCGACATCGGTGGGTGCGGGCACGGGATCCCGAGGACGTCGGCTGCTGCCCGTTCCGTCTCACCGCCGTTGGTCGGTCCGGCCGCGCTCGACGCCGAGTTCGACGTCCTCACCCGCCGGCTGGACCTGGCTCGGGCCTATGCCCGGGAGGCGGGGCTCAACCGCGTCGCGTTCTCGGCACACCGCGCCCGCCTCGGCATTCTCGCTTCCGGCACCGGCTACGCCGTCGTGCAGCGGGCGCTGGAGGACCTCGGCCTGGACGAGGGGGCGATGGCGACGCTCGGCCTGCGCCTGATCCGCCTGGCGATGCCGTTCCCGGTCGACGCCGACACGCTCGCCGAGCTGACCGGTGACCTCGAGGAGGTGCTCGTCGTCGAGGACAAGGTGCCGTTCCTCGAGGATCACCTGAAGGCGTCGCTGTACCGTCGGGCGGAGGCGCCCAACGTCGTCGGGCGGCGGGACGAGCGCGGGCGGCCGCTGCTGACGCCGCGTGGACAGCTCGGCGCCGAGGACGTGGCTCGCGCGCTGGCCACTCGGATCGAGACGGTGCTCGGCCCCGACCGGTTGCCGCGCAGCGCGACGGCGTATCTGGAGTCGATCCGGCCGGTCCGCACGGCTCGGATCGCGCTGCCGCTGGCGTCGGATTCCGGCCGCCGCACCCCCTACTTCTGCTCCGGCTGCCCGCACAACACCTCGACCCGCACGTCCGACGACACGCTGGTCGGCGTCGGCATCGGCTGCCACGCGATGATCGCGATCTCCGGGGAAGGCCGCGGCAACCAGATCGGCCTCACCCAGATGGGCGGGGAGGGCGCCCAGTGGATCGGTCTGGCGCCGTTCACCGACGACCGGACGTTCGTGCAGAACCTCGGGGACGGCACGTTCTTCCACTCCGGGTCGCTGGCCGTCCGCGCCGCGGTCGCCGCCGGCCTGACCATGACCTACAAGCTGCTGTACAACGACGCGGTCGCGATGACCGGTGGGCAGCGCGCCGAGGGGCGGATGGACGTCCCCACGATCACCCGGCTCCTGGCGTTGGAGGGTGTGCGCCGCATCGTCGTCACGACCGACGACCCGGATCGGTACCGGGGCGTCGCACTGGACCCGATCGCCTCGGTCCGCCACCGGGACGACTTCGCCGCGGCGGAGGACGAGCTCACCGCGCTCGACGGCGTCACCGTGCTGATCCACGACGATCGCTGCGCGGCCGAGGAGCGGCGGCTGCGCAAGCGGGGAGCGCTCCCGACTCCCGCCGAGAGGGTGGTCGTCAACGAGCGCGTGTGCGAGGGCTGCGGCGACTGCGGTGACGTCTCCACCTGCCTGTCGGTGCAGCCGGTCGAGACCGAGTTCGGCCGCAAGACCCGCATCCACCAGCCGTCCTGCAACTCCGACTTCAGCTGCCTCAAGGGTGACTGTCCCTCGTTCCTGCTGGTCGAGCCCGGCAGCCGGGCCCGCCGGGAGGTGCCCGCGCTCCCCGTCGACCTGGTCGAGCCGGAGTCGCGGCTCACCGGGGACAGCACGCTGATCCGGATGCCCGGCATCGGCGGAACCGGCGTGGTGACCGTCTCGCAGATCCTGCAGATGGCCGCCCACCTCGACGGGCGGTTCGCCGCGGGGCTGGAGCAGGTGGGCTTGGCGCAGAAGGGTGGTCCGGTCGTCTCCGACGTCCGAATCGCCAAGAGCCGGGTGAGCGGCTCGCTGCGGGCGTCGCGCGGCACCGCGGACGTGCTGCTCGGCTTCGACCTGCTCGGTGCCGCCGACGCCGCCAATCTCGCCGTCACCCGGCCCGGCCACACCGTTGCAGTAATCAACTCCGCGATCGTTCCGACGGCGGCGATGGTCACCGGCCGGGTGCTGCCCGGCTCTCCGGACGACGCGCTGGAGCGGATCGCCGCGACGACGGTGGACCCGCTCCACCTGGACGCGCAGCGCCTCTCCGAACTGCTCTTCGACGACCACCTGCCGGCGAACATGCTGCTGGTGGGCGCCGCCTACCAGCACGGGGTGATACCGATCCCGGCTGAGGCCATCGAAGCGGCGATCCGGCTCAACGGGTCGGCGGTCGACAAGACTCTCGCCGCGTTCCGCTGGGGCCGCGCCGCGGTGCTCGACCGCGAGGCGGTGTTCGCCGCGGTGACCACGCCCGCGCAGGCCGTGGTTGAGGTCGGCCCGCGCGACCGCGCGCTCGCCGGAGCGGGGGCCGATGCGCTGACTTCCGTGCTGGCCACCCGGGTCGCCGACCTCACCGGCTTCCAGGACGAGGCCTACGCGGCCCGCTACGCCGAGGACGTCCGCCGGGTCACCACGCTGGCGACCGAGCGCGCCGGTGTCGACGCCGGGCACCGGATCGGCCTCGCCTACGCCCGGGGCCTGCACAAGCTCATGGCGTACAAGGACGAGTACGAGGTGGCCCGGCTCCACCTCGATCCGGTGGAGCGGGCTCGCCGGGCCGAGCAGTTCGGCGCCGACGCCACTGTCTCCGTCCTGTTGCACCCGCCGGTGCTGCGGGCCCTCGGGATGAAGCGCAAGATCCGGCTGGGCGGCCGCAGCGCCACCGCCGCCTTCACCACTCTGCGCGCCGCGCGGCGTCTGCGCGGCACCCGACTCGACGCGTTCGGCTACGCCGAGGTCCGCCGGGTCGAGCGGGCACTCATCGGCGAGTACCGAGCGCTCGTGCGCCGTGCGCTCCGCCATCTCGACGCGGGCACCGCGGACCGGGTCGAGGCGCTCGCCGGCCTTCCCGACGTCGTCCGCGGATACGAGGACATCAAGCTCGCGAACGTCGAACGGTTCCGGACGCAGGCAGCAGCCCTGCTCACATCCCTCGGAGAGGAACAACGATGA
- a CDS encoding Glu/Leu/Phe/Val dehydrogenase family protein: MTLSQTMAARDFEQVVVCRDPNSGLESVIAVHDTTLGPSLGGIRMRAYPSQDAALADALDLAEAMTYKAALAGLELGGGKSVINADPTSPHRRELLAAHARYIAGLGGRYIPAVDMGTSPEDLELVGHYVPTVASQRRDPSYFTARGVVASIRAALGLTSATGLRDAHVAVQGLGHVGRHVVALLAEEGARLTVGDIDAARVREVRDRFGATAVPADEVLITDADVVCPCAGGAAITEPVLDRLKARYVIGAANNVLADQSLAGGLMQRGIVHVPDFVANAGGLIACEAELRGDDSGVLDRVDGIGDTAVAILSRAQATHTDSVSVALELARTRLASRRPGRPWFPSAS; encoded by the coding sequence ATGACGTTGTCCCAGACGATGGCCGCCCGCGACTTCGAGCAGGTCGTGGTCTGCCGTGATCCGAACAGCGGCCTCGAGTCGGTGATCGCCGTGCACGACACCACCCTCGGCCCGTCGTTGGGTGGCATCCGCATGCGGGCCTACCCCAGCCAGGACGCCGCTCTGGCCGACGCGCTGGACCTCGCCGAGGCGATGACCTACAAGGCCGCCCTCGCCGGTCTGGAGCTCGGCGGCGGCAAGAGCGTCATCAACGCGGATCCGACGTCCCCCCACCGTCGAGAGTTGCTGGCCGCGCACGCGCGCTACATCGCCGGGTTGGGTGGCCGCTACATTCCCGCGGTCGACATGGGCACCAGCCCCGAAGACCTGGAGCTCGTCGGTCACTACGTGCCGACGGTCGCGAGCCAGCGTCGCGATCCGTCGTACTTCACCGCGCGCGGTGTGGTCGCGAGCATCCGCGCCGCGCTCGGGCTCACCAGCGCTACCGGCCTGCGGGACGCGCACGTGGCCGTGCAGGGTCTCGGTCACGTCGGCCGGCACGTCGTCGCGTTGCTCGCCGAGGAGGGCGCCCGGCTGACCGTCGGCGACATCGACGCGGCACGGGTCCGCGAGGTTCGCGATCGATTCGGGGCCACGGCCGTCCCGGCGGACGAGGTGCTGATCACCGACGCCGACGTCGTCTGCCCCTGCGCGGGCGGAGCAGCGATCACCGAGCCGGTACTCGACCGCCTCAAGGCGCGCTACGTCATCGGTGCCGCCAACAACGTGCTCGCCGACCAGAGCCTCGCCGGTGGACTCATGCAGCGCGGGATCGTCCACGTCCCGGACTTCGTCGCCAACGCCGGTGGCCTCATCGCCTGCGAGGCGGAGCTCCGCGGCGACGACTCCGGGGTGCTGGACCGGGTCGACGGCATCGGCGACACCGCGGTGGCGATCCTGAGCCGCGCTCAGGCCACGCACACCGACAGTGTGTCGGTCGCCCTCGAGTTGGCCCGCACCAGGCTCGCTTCCCGCCGTCCCGGACGCCCCTGGTTCCCGAGCGCTTCCTGA
- a CDS encoding MarR family transcriptional regulator, with translation MELDWAVHHFAAAAAELDAAMAHRMSLTAGDFLALKHLLVTDEPVGSVELGRRLGITSGAATGLVDRLEAAGYAQRRPHPRDRRRRIVTVTRRAEDDIVRELRPLAEEISHLATGLTADQRQVVSEVLAQLATLHRHYARGR, from the coding sequence GTGGAGCTGGATTGGGCCGTGCACCACTTCGCAGCGGCCGCAGCGGAGCTGGATGCCGCCATGGCCCACCGGATGAGCCTGACGGCCGGGGACTTCCTCGCGTTGAAACACCTGTTGGTCACCGACGAGCCTGTCGGCTCGGTAGAGCTCGGACGCCGGCTCGGCATCACGTCAGGTGCCGCGACGGGGCTGGTCGACAGGCTGGAAGCGGCCGGGTACGCGCAGCGCCGACCTCATCCGCGCGACCGCCGCCGCCGGATCGTCACCGTGACCCGGCGCGCGGAGGACGACATCGTTCGCGAACTGCGCCCGTTGGCCGAGGAGATCAGCCACCTCGCCACCGGCCTCACCGCCGACCAACGGCAGGTGGTCAGCGAGGTGCTCGCCCAGCTGGCCACGCTGCACCGACACTACGCCCGAGGGCGGTGA